In Prescottella soli, a genomic segment contains:
- a CDS encoding BldC family transcriptional regulator has translation MSAPTYNGAKEALLTPGQVAALFHVDPKTVTRWAHAGRLGSLRTPGGHRRFREAEVMALLSSLTTEAHHS, from the coding sequence ATGAGCGCACCCACCTATAACGGCGCCAAGGAAGCCCTGCTGACCCCGGGCCAGGTCGCCGCACTGTTCCATGTCGACCCCAAGACCGTCACGCGTTGGGCGCACGCCGGCCGGCTCGGATCTCTGCGCACCCCCGGAGGACACCGGAGGTTCCGCGAGGCCGAGGTGATGGCGCTGCTCTCGTCGCTGACCACCGAAGCGCACCACTCCTGA
- a CDS encoding 1,4-dihydroxy-2-naphthoate polyprenyltransferase — translation MASVSQWIEGARPRTLPNAIAPVLAGTGAAASLGGAVWWKALLALVVSLALIVGVNFANDYSDGIRGTDDERVGPLRLVGSKLASPAAVKAAALGCFAVAAVAGVVLALVSAWWLILVGALCILGAWYYTGGKNPYGYSGFGEIAVFVFFGLVAVLGTEFVQAGRVDWAGLLAAIAVGSFSSAVLVANNLRDIPTDTESGKITLAVKLGDARTRTLHLVLVIVPFVMTLALVARTPWALAGLIALPLALRANAPVRTGGSGPALIPALAVTGQSMLVWAAATGLALGLG, via the coding sequence CGCGATCGCTCCGGTCCTCGCCGGAACCGGCGCCGCGGCGTCGCTCGGCGGTGCGGTGTGGTGGAAGGCGCTGCTCGCACTGGTCGTGTCGCTCGCGCTGATCGTCGGCGTGAACTTCGCCAACGACTACTCGGACGGCATCCGCGGCACCGACGACGAGCGGGTCGGTCCGCTCCGCCTCGTCGGCTCCAAGCTGGCCTCCCCCGCGGCGGTCAAGGCTGCCGCGCTGGGCTGCTTCGCGGTGGCGGCGGTGGCCGGTGTCGTGCTGGCACTGGTCTCGGCGTGGTGGCTGATCCTGGTGGGCGCACTGTGCATCCTGGGTGCCTGGTACTACACGGGCGGCAAGAACCCCTACGGCTACAGCGGATTCGGCGAGATCGCGGTGTTCGTGTTCTTCGGACTCGTGGCGGTGCTCGGGACCGAGTTCGTCCAGGCCGGCCGCGTCGACTGGGCCGGTCTGCTCGCCGCGATCGCGGTGGGCTCGTTCTCGAGCGCAGTCCTCGTCGCGAACAACCTGCGTGACATCCCGACCGACACCGAGTCCGGGAAGATCACGCTCGCAGTCAAACTCGGCGACGCGCGCACCCGCACCCTGCACCTGGTGCTGGTGATCGTGCCGTTCGTGATGACGCTCGCTCTCGTCGCGCGGACGCCGTGGGCGCTGGCCGGGTTGATCGCGCTGCCCCTCGCACTGCGTGCGAACGCCCCGGTGCGCACCGGCGGCAGCGGCCCGGCACTGATCCCGGCGCTCGCGGTCACTGGTCAGTCCATGCTGGTGTGGGCCGCCGCCACCGGACTGGCGCTCGGCCTGGGCTGA
- a CDS encoding inorganic pyrophosphatase produces the protein MHTNLAAYFAALDQLVRKAPLRIDRPRGSAHPRFPEVVYPLDYGYLEDTAGGDGEGVDVFRGSADGAGVVGVALTADLTKRDVEVTILLACSEDEIDLIEHFLHERLRLNAAVVRRP, from the coding sequence ATGCACACGAACCTGGCGGCGTACTTCGCGGCCCTCGATCAGTTGGTCCGCAAGGCGCCGCTGCGGATCGACCGACCGCGCGGCAGCGCGCACCCCAGGTTCCCGGAGGTGGTCTACCCCCTGGACTACGGGTACCTCGAGGACACCGCCGGCGGGGACGGCGAGGGTGTGGACGTGTTCCGTGGCTCGGCCGACGGTGCGGGTGTCGTCGGGGTCGCCCTCACCGCGGACCTGACGAAGCGGGATGTGGAGGTCACGATCCTGCTCGCCTGTTCGGAGGACGAGATCGATCTGATCGAGCACTTCCTGCACGAGCGTCTTCGATTGAACGCCGCCGTCGTCCGGCGGCCGTGA
- a CDS encoding PLP-dependent cysteine synthase family protein has protein sequence MTAVVDRRGSRVWVDNAVRLIEADAQRSADTHLLRYPLPSEWNVQLYLKDESTHITGSLKHRLARSLFLYSICNGWVTENTTVIEASSGSTAVSEAYFAKLLGLEFVAVMPASTSPAKIALIEAQGGRCHFVTDPSSIYTESQRLAAETGGHYMDQFTHAERATDWRGNNNIAESIFTQLQQEEHPIPEWIVVGAGTGGTGATIGRFLRYRKHDTGLCVVDPENSVFFDAWQCDDCTATSTSDRGSRIEGIGRPRVEPSFIGQVVDRMVKVPDAGSIAAMRHASTVLGRKVGGSTGTNLWGAFGLVAEMLEQGRSGSVVTLLCDGGERYAGTYFDDDWVASEGIDLSGPTKVLDEFARTGRWTAQR, from the coding sequence GTGACGGCCGTCGTCGACCGTCGGGGGAGCCGGGTCTGGGTCGACAATGCCGTGCGCCTCATCGAGGCCGACGCCCAGCGCAGCGCGGACACGCACCTCCTCCGGTATCCGCTGCCGTCCGAGTGGAACGTCCAGCTGTATCTCAAGGACGAGTCCACGCACATCACCGGCAGCCTCAAGCACCGATTGGCGCGCTCACTGTTCCTGTACTCGATCTGCAACGGCTGGGTCACCGAGAACACGACGGTGATCGAGGCGTCGTCGGGCTCGACCGCCGTCAGCGAGGCATACTTCGCGAAGCTCCTGGGGCTCGAGTTCGTCGCGGTCATGCCCGCGAGCACGAGCCCGGCGAAGATCGCGCTGATCGAGGCGCAGGGCGGCCGCTGTCACTTCGTGACGGACCCGTCGAGCATCTACACCGAGTCGCAGCGCCTGGCCGCCGAGACCGGTGGCCACTACATGGACCAGTTCACTCACGCCGAGCGCGCCACCGACTGGCGCGGCAACAACAACATTGCCGAGTCGATCTTCACGCAACTCCAGCAGGAGGAGCATCCGATCCCGGAGTGGATCGTGGTGGGCGCCGGTACCGGTGGCACCGGCGCCACGATCGGCCGGTTCCTCCGCTACCGCAAGCACGACACCGGTCTGTGCGTCGTCGACCCCGAGAACTCCGTCTTCTTCGACGCGTGGCAATGCGATGACTGCACCGCCACCTCCACCTCCGATCGTGGCTCCCGGATCGAGGGCATCGGCCGTCCGCGTGTCGAGCCGTCGTTCATCGGTCAGGTCGTCGACCGCATGGTCAAGGTGCCCGACGCGGGTTCGATCGCGGCGATGCGGCACGCCAGCACCGTGCTCGGTCGCAAGGTGGGCGGTTCCACGGGTACCAACCTGTGGGGTGCGTTCGGCCTGGTCGCCGAGATGCTCGAGCAGGGGCGCAGCGGCAGCGTCGTGACGCTGCTGTGCGACGGCGGCGAACGGTACGCCGGCACGTATTTCGACGACGACTGGGTGGCGTCCGAGGGGATCGACCTGTCCGGGCCGACGAAGGTGCTCGACGAGTTCGCGCGCACGGGGCGCTGGACGGCCCAGCGGTAG
- the ccsB gene encoding c-type cytochrome biogenesis protein CcsB — MTTINETLARYSDWSFESAFAIYVLATVLLIARYASMRARVVQEREHERELVGAGAAGGPAAPTGQAPGRVVEKPGKTMSEKFAGMGYALLVVGVVLHVASIVLRGLATGRFPLGNMYEFVTMACAAAVIAGIVALRKTTDLFVFLLVPVLILMFLAATVLYADAAPVVPALRSFWLPIHVTIISVGSGIFMVSGVASMLFLYRIRFPKGAESNGPFGKLAQRLPDAQTLDRLAYKTTIVAFPLFGAGIILGAIWAEAAWGRFWGWDPKETVSFIAWVIYAAYLHARATSGWRDTRAAWINVAGFVAMLFNLFIINMVVSGLHSYAGLS; from the coding sequence ATGACCACGATCAACGAGACACTCGCTCGCTACAGCGACTGGTCGTTCGAGTCGGCGTTTGCGATCTATGTCCTGGCCACGGTGCTGCTCATCGCGCGCTACGCGTCGATGCGGGCGCGCGTGGTGCAGGAGCGTGAGCACGAGCGCGAACTGGTCGGTGCCGGCGCGGCAGGAGGCCCGGCCGCACCCACGGGGCAAGCTCCCGGCCGCGTCGTCGAGAAGCCCGGCAAGACGATGTCCGAGAAGTTCGCCGGCATGGGCTACGCCCTGCTGGTCGTCGGCGTCGTGCTGCACGTCGCGTCCATCGTGCTGCGTGGCCTCGCGACCGGGCGCTTCCCGCTCGGCAACATGTACGAGTTCGTGACCATGGCGTGTGCGGCCGCGGTGATCGCGGGCATCGTCGCGCTGCGCAAGACCACGGACCTGTTCGTGTTCCTGCTGGTGCCGGTCCTGATCCTGATGTTCCTCGCGGCGACCGTGCTCTACGCCGACGCGGCGCCGGTGGTTCCGGCGCTCCGTTCGTTCTGGCTGCCGATCCACGTCACGATCATCAGCGTCGGCAGCGGCATCTTCATGGTCTCCGGCGTCGCGAGCATGCTGTTCCTGTACCGCATCCGGTTCCCGAAGGGCGCGGAGAGCAACGGCCCGTTCGGCAAGCTGGCGCAGCGCCTGCCCGACGCGCAGACCCTCGACCGCCTCGCCTACAAGACGACGATCGTCGCGTTCCCGCTGTTCGGCGCCGGCATCATCCTCGGTGCGATCTGGGCGGAGGCGGCCTGGGGCCGGTTCTGGGGCTGGGATCCCAAGGAGACCGTCTCCTTCATCGCGTGGGTCATCTACGCGGCCTACCTGCACGCTCGCGCGACGTCGGGATGGCGCGACACCAGGGCCGCGTGGATCAACGTCGCCGGCTTCGTGGCGATGCTGTTCAACCTGTTCATCATCAACATGGTGGTCTCGGGCCTGCACTCCTACGCCGGCCTGAGCTGA
- a CDS encoding lysophospholipid acyltransferase family protein: MTRPEVTLENYEDVYRFYLDHQQNRLLAKAAYAALSARFRPRVRYAAGARDGIRGLLASGTPLIVVANHLSDRDQYTLAATAWQTPLRRAIGRTRVLAKDELFAEPGLRRKIDMMGSIPVFRSKNHGLRAVAEAGRRMMDISAERLRRGDVLGIFPEGTCNEGDPTRLQQINSGVGHIAVKARKLGVEPALLSIGISYGPNVDTGRAADVYVGEPVVDLPVKPMEVTRVVADQLQVAVDGAVAGR; the protein is encoded by the coding sequence ATGACCCGGCCCGAAGTCACGCTCGAGAACTACGAGGACGTCTACCGCTTCTACCTGGATCATCAGCAGAACCGGTTGCTCGCCAAGGCCGCATACGCCGCGTTGAGCGCGCGCTTCCGTCCGCGGGTCCGATACGCCGCCGGTGCACGGGACGGAATTCGGGGACTGCTCGCGTCCGGGACGCCGCTCATCGTCGTCGCGAATCACCTCAGCGACCGGGATCAGTACACGCTCGCCGCGACCGCGTGGCAGACCCCGCTGCGCCGAGCGATCGGACGGACGAGGGTTCTGGCCAAGGACGAACTGTTCGCGGAACCGGGACTGCGCCGCAAGATCGACATGATGGGCTCGATTCCGGTGTTCCGCAGCAAGAACCATGGTCTGCGGGCTGTCGCGGAGGCGGGCCGCCGCATGATGGACATCTCGGCCGAACGCCTGCGTCGCGGTGACGTCCTCGGGATCTTCCCGGAGGGCACCTGCAACGAGGGCGATCCGACGCGCCTCCAGCAGATCAACAGCGGAGTCGGGCACATCGCGGTCAAGGCGCGCAAACTCGGGGTGGAGCCGGCACTGCTGAGCATCGGTATCAGTTACGGGCCGAACGTCGACACCGGTCGAGCGGCGGACGTATACGTCGGCGAACCGGTCGTGGACCTGCCGGTGAAGCCGATGGAGGTCACGAGGGTGGTCGCAGATCAGCTCCAGGTCGCGGTCGACGGGGCGGTCGCTGGACGGTGA
- a CDS encoding succinate dehydrogenase has translation MTVCRVNWWTALAAAMPLVAVGFLSSHLTNLADASATAGREYGESQAVMYNQHATRDPSDQQIHQWCSIGAQLSANTQIWYRGGVIQVGELDQKRFTEGCFETYRADTR, from the coding sequence ATGACCGTCTGCCGCGTCAACTGGTGGACGGCGCTTGCCGCCGCCATGCCTTTGGTCGCCGTCGGGTTCCTGTCCTCGCATCTCACCAATCTGGCGGACGCGTCGGCCACCGCGGGCCGCGAGTACGGCGAGAGCCAGGCCGTGATGTACAACCAGCACGCCACGCGCGACCCGAGCGATCAGCAGATCCACCAGTGGTGCAGCATCGGCGCACAACTGTCGGCGAACACCCAGATCTGGTACCGGGGCGGCGTCATCCAGGTGGGCGAACTCGACCAGAAGCGTTTCACGGAAGGCTGTTTCGAGACCTACCGGGCCGACACCAGGTGA
- a CDS encoding SDR family NAD(P)-dependent oxidoreductase, which yields MSSEPAQSAQSSRPAFRPGPLLPGKRAVVTGGAYGIGAAIARSFAAHGAAVLVVDVDADAARALEFDATAGGSIEVLAYDVLESTVPARIVEFAPDVLVNNVGHFLRPPRPFAETDPEFWAQVGGINLDHVLRLTHAVLPGMAERGRGGSIVNLTTVEAHRAIPGHSVYAAYKAAVTQFSRSLAVEVGRIGVRVNAIAPDLIESVQVPYTEWLSEEEWAKWPTWAPLGGPGQPEDVAGAALFLASDLGRYTTGTTVHVDGGTFAAGGWFPKPEGGWTNRPRNP from the coding sequence GTGTCGTCAGAACCCGCGCAGTCCGCGCAGTCGTCCCGTCCAGCGTTTCGCCCTGGGCCCCTGCTCCCGGGTAAACGGGCCGTCGTCACCGGGGGTGCGTACGGGATCGGCGCGGCGATCGCCCGATCGTTCGCCGCGCACGGCGCCGCCGTCCTGGTGGTGGACGTCGACGCCGACGCGGCCCGTGCGCTCGAATTCGACGCCACCGCAGGCGGTTCGATCGAGGTCCTCGCGTACGACGTCCTCGAGTCGACGGTGCCGGCGCGGATCGTGGAGTTCGCGCCCGACGTCCTGGTGAACAACGTCGGGCACTTCCTGCGCCCGCCGCGTCCGTTCGCCGAGACGGATCCCGAGTTCTGGGCGCAGGTCGGCGGCATCAACCTCGACCACGTCCTGCGGCTCACGCACGCCGTGCTGCCCGGCATGGCCGAGCGCGGACGTGGGGGTTCGATCGTGAACCTCACGACGGTCGAGGCGCACCGCGCGATCCCCGGGCACAGTGTGTACGCGGCGTACAAGGCGGCCGTGACGCAGTTCAGCCGCAGCCTGGCGGTCGAGGTCGGCCGGATCGGGGTCCGGGTCAACGCGATTGCGCCGGATCTCATCGAGTCCGTCCAGGTGCCGTACACCGAGTGGCTGTCCGAGGAGGAGTGGGCCAAGTGGCCCACCTGGGCGCCGCTGGGCGGGCCGGGGCAACCCGAGGACGTCGCCGGTGCGGCGTTGTTCCTCGCGTCCGACCTCGGGCGCTACACCACCGGAACGACCGTCCACGTCGACGGCGGCACCTTCGCGGCCGGTGGCTGGTTCCCGAAGCCGGAGGGCGGGTGGACCAACCGCCCGCGCAATCCCTGA
- a CDS encoding phage holin family protein has protein sequence MTFVIRLVINAVAIWLASQWVSGIEIASSGKGTGSDVLIILGIALLFTVVNAFVKPIVKLLSLPLLILTLGLFTLVINALMLLLTSWISSQTDWGLSVDDFWTAVWGALIISLVNIVLSALVPDKK, from the coding sequence ATGACATTCGTGATACGCCTGGTGATCAACGCGGTCGCCATCTGGCTCGCCTCGCAGTGGGTGAGCGGCATCGAGATTGCCTCCTCGGGCAAGGGGACCGGCAGCGACGTGCTGATCATCCTGGGCATCGCCCTGCTCTTCACCGTCGTCAACGCGTTCGTGAAGCCGATCGTCAAACTGCTGTCGCTGCCGCTGCTGATCCTCACGCTCGGCCTGTTCACGCTCGTCATCAACGCGCTGATGCTGTTGCTGACGTCGTGGATCAGTTCGCAGACCGACTGGGGTCTGAGCGTCGACGACTTCTGGACCGCGGTGTGGGGCGCGCTCATCATCTCGCTCGTGAATATCGTGCTCAGCGCTCTCGTTCCGGACAAGAAGTGA
- a CDS encoding VOC family protein has product MTIRRVVPDIHVRSIDDSRDFYGALGFVEVMDQGWVTTMASPSNPTAQVTIMGEDATASQNPDMSIEVDDVDAVYRTMVARGATIVHPLRDEEWGVRRFFVLDPDGRVVNVLGHRA; this is encoded by the coding sequence ATGACGATCAGGCGGGTCGTGCCCGACATCCACGTGCGTTCCATCGACGACAGTCGGGACTTCTACGGTGCGCTCGGGTTCGTCGAGGTGATGGACCAGGGATGGGTGACCACGATGGCATCGCCGTCGAATCCCACTGCCCAGGTGACGATCATGGGTGAGGACGCGACGGCGTCGCAGAACCCCGACATGAGCATCGAGGTGGACGACGTCGATGCCGTGTACCGGACGATGGTCGCGCGCGGCGCGACCATCGTCCACCCGCTGCGGGACGAGGAGTGGGGCGTGCGCCGGTTCTTCGTCCTCGACCCGGACGGCCGTGTCGTGAACGTGCTCGGGCACCGCGCCTGA
- a CDS encoding DUF4229 domain-containing protein produces MSDAAQNRPDQARDAGKASAGVVTTGTLVRDVALYSVARLGLVVILAVAILFGGKLFGVDVPLIVAALFAVLIALPLSLVLFSKLRKKVNVDISAVDAKRRADKADLHAKLRGEDRR; encoded by the coding sequence GTGAGTGATGCAGCGCAGAATCGTCCTGACCAGGCCCGCGACGCGGGCAAAGCGTCCGCCGGGGTCGTGACGACGGGGACCCTCGTCCGCGACGTCGCCTTGTACTCGGTGGCCCGCCTCGGCCTCGTGGTGATCCTCGCGGTCGCCATCCTGTTCGGCGGCAAGCTGTTCGGGGTCGACGTGCCGCTGATCGTCGCCGCGCTGTTCGCGGTTCTCATCGCGTTGCCGCTGTCGCTGGTGCTCTTCTCGAAGCTCCGCAAGAAGGTCAACGTCGATATCTCGGCGGTCGACGCGAAGCGTCGCGCCGACAAGGCAGACCTGCATGCCAAGCTCCGGGGTGAGGACCGCCGGTGA